In a genomic window of Pseudomonas putida:
- a CDS encoding AAA family ATPase, with protein MLKTLAVANYRSINKLVIPLGRLNLITGPNGSGKSNLYRALRLLAETAQGGVVNALAREGGLDSTFWAGPETLTRRMRNGEVPIEATVRHGVKRLRLGFAGEDFSYSIALGLPEPSRSAFSLDPEIKKECIWSGPFYRPASLLVDRNGAVIRARTNRSWEVLAQHTPNFDSLFDQVGSLRTSPEVLQMREFIRRWRFYDHFRSDADAPVRQPQLGTRTPVLHHDGRDLAAALQTIIEIGDPEALQNAISDAFPGARLNIQPLAGGRFAIEFYQEGLLRPLSAAELSDGTLRYLLLVAALLTPRPPTLMVLNEPETSLHPDLLPALARLIIRASEQCQVWVVSHARRLISALQEDPECNCIVLEKNLGQTGIVGQRMLDEPAWYWPD; from the coding sequence ATGCTCAAAACCCTCGCGGTGGCCAATTACCGCTCGATCAATAAATTGGTCATCCCGTTGGGCCGGCTGAACCTGATCACCGGCCCCAATGGCAGCGGCAAGTCCAACCTTTACCGTGCGCTGCGCCTGCTGGCGGAAACCGCTCAGGGCGGGGTGGTCAATGCCTTGGCCCGCGAAGGTGGGCTGGATTCGACTTTCTGGGCCGGGCCGGAAACCCTCACCCGGCGCATGCGTAACGGTGAAGTCCCTATCGAAGCCACCGTGCGCCACGGCGTGAAGCGCCTGCGCCTGGGGTTCGCCGGTGAAGATTTCAGCTATTCGATTGCCCTGGGGTTGCCGGAGCCGAGCCGATCCGCGTTTTCCCTCGACCCGGAAATCAAGAAGGAATGCATCTGGTCCGGGCCGTTCTACCGCCCGGCCAGCCTGTTGGTGGATCGCAACGGTGCGGTCATCCGCGCCCGGACCAACCGCAGCTGGGAGGTGCTGGCGCAACATACGCCGAACTTCGACAGCCTGTTCGATCAGGTCGGCAGCCTGCGCACTTCGCCGGAAGTCCTGCAGATGCGCGAGTTCATCCGCCGCTGGCGCTTTTACGATCACTTTCGCAGCGACGCCGATGCCCCGGTGCGCCAGCCACAACTGGGAACCCGCACGCCGGTGCTGCACCACGACGGCAGGGACCTTGCTGCGGCGCTGCAGACCATCATCGAAATCGGCGACCCCGAGGCCTTGCAGAATGCGATCAGCGACGCTTTTCCCGGCGCACGACTGAACATCCAGCCGCTGGCGGGTGGACGCTTTGCCATCGAGTTTTATCAGGAAGGATTGCTGCGGCCGCTGTCGGCGGCCGAGTTGTCCGACGGGACCTTGCGTTACTTGCTGCTGGTAGCGGCGCTACTGACGCCCCGACCGCCGACGCTGATGGTGCTGAACGAACCGGAAACCAGCCTGCATCCGGACCTGTTGCCGGCGTTGGCGCGTTTGATCATTCGCGCTTCAGAGCAGTGCCAGGTGTGGGTGGTGTCCCATGCACGGCGGTTGATTTCGGCGTTGCAGGAAGACCCGGAATGCAATTGCATCGTGCTGGAAAAGAACCTCGGGCAGACCGGGATTGTCGGGCAACGGATGCTCGATGAACCGGCGTGGTATTGGCCGGATTGA
- a CDS encoding MetQ/NlpA family ABC transporter substrate-binding protein yields MKKVLLFTALAAALTAGLAQAGEKLVVAATPIPHAEILELIKPTLAKEGVDLEIKVFTDYVQPNVQVDQKRLDANYFQTLPYLKSFNEGKGTHLETVIGVHVEPFGGYSKKVKTLAELKDGATIAIPNEGSNSGRALILLQKAGLIELKDPKNALATPKDIAKNPHNFKFKELESAMLPRVLDQVDLDMINTNYALEAGLNPAKDALVIEGADSPYVNFLVARPDNKDSAAIQKLAKALTSPEVKAFIEKKYNGAVLPAF; encoded by the coding sequence ATGAAAAAGGTTCTGTTGTTCACCGCACTGGCGGCTGCCCTGACCGCGGGCCTGGCCCAGGCTGGCGAGAAACTGGTGGTTGCGGCGACCCCGATTCCACACGCTGAAATTCTCGAGCTGATCAAGCCAACCCTCGCCAAAGAAGGCGTGGACCTGGAAATCAAAGTCTTCACCGACTACGTGCAGCCGAACGTGCAGGTCGACCAGAAGCGTCTGGACGCCAACTACTTCCAGACCCTGCCGTACCTGAAGAGCTTCAACGAAGGCAAAGGCACTCACCTGGAAACCGTGATCGGTGTTCACGTTGAACCGTTCGGTGGCTACTCGAAGAAAGTCAAAACCCTGGCCGAGCTCAAAGATGGCGCGACCATTGCCATCCCTAACGAAGGCAGCAACAGCGGCCGTGCCCTGATCCTGCTGCAGAAGGCTGGCCTGATCGAGTTGAAAGACCCGAAAAACGCCCTGGCGACCCCGAAAGACATCGCCAAGAACCCGCACAACTTCAAGTTCAAGGAACTGGAATCCGCCATGCTGCCGCGTGTGCTGGATCAGGTTGACCTGGACATGATCAACACCAACTACGCGCTGGAAGCGGGCCTGAACCCGGCCAAAGACGCACTGGTCATCGAAGGCGCCGATTCGCCTTACGTGAACTTCCTGGTGGCTCGTCCGGACAACAAGGACAGCGCCGCCATCCAGAAACTGGCCAAGGCCCTGACCAGCCCGGAAGTGAAAGCGTTCATCGAGAAGAAGTACAACGGCGCGGTACTGCCGGCGTTCTGA
- a CDS encoding DUF6124 family protein, translating into MEKSVPDPPENPSNETVTEDLLRDRSALYRAIDFYLTGDQPSPPDELRFYNVSKDVSFEDTQLYIADLLRCASVTAYQCGDHLKGADRAMVFSVWHLLEIAKAMVDHSIECLGMKKG; encoded by the coding sequence ATGGAAAAATCCGTTCCCGATCCACCCGAAAACCCCTCCAACGAAACCGTCACTGAAGACCTGCTCAGAGACCGTTCCGCCCTCTACCGCGCCATCGATTTCTACCTCACCGGCGATCAGCCCTCACCACCGGATGAACTGCGGTTCTACAACGTCAGCAAGGACGTGAGCTTCGAAGACACCCAGCTCTACATCGCCGACCTGCTGCGTTGTGCATCGGTCACGGCCTATCAGTGTGGCGACCACCTCAAGGGCGCCGACCGGGCCATGGTGTTTTCGGTGTGGCATTTGCTGGAGATCGCCAAGGCGATGGTGGATCACTCCATTGAGTGTTTGGGGATGAAGAAGGGCTGA
- a CDS encoding efflux RND transporter periplasmic adaptor subunit, translating into MRRLSVVLAGLMLAACSKEEPAPEPIRPVLSIKVEALGEQNLGRFAGNIQARYESNVGFRIPGRIASRAVDVGAEVEQGDLLASLDPTDQQNQLRSAQGNLSSIQAQLINAQATARRQQSLFDQGVGSQAQLDNAQTDLKTTQASLDQAQAALNQAKDQLNYVELRADHKSVVTAWNAEAGQVVTAGQQVVTLAQPDIKEAVIDLPDTLVDQLPSDVVFQVASQLNPQISTTATVREIEPQAESTTRTRRARLTLAETPNAFRLGTAISVTLSSAITPQIELPLSALQEVDGKPRIWVVDTQSQTVSPRNVSIISRTDSSVLVASGVKAGERIVSAGVNSLKPGQKVKVDEGSAQ; encoded by the coding sequence ATGAGGCGTCTGTCAGTGGTGCTGGCCGGCTTGATGCTGGCGGCCTGTTCCAAGGAAGAACCGGCGCCGGAACCGATTCGCCCCGTACTGTCGATCAAGGTCGAGGCGCTGGGCGAACAGAACCTGGGGCGGTTCGCGGGCAACATCCAGGCCCGATATGAAAGCAATGTCGGCTTTCGCATTCCCGGGCGCATTGCCAGCCGCGCCGTCGACGTCGGCGCCGAGGTCGAGCAGGGCGACTTGCTCGCCTCGCTCGATCCCACGGACCAGCAGAACCAGTTGCGCTCGGCACAGGGCAACCTGTCGAGTATCCAGGCGCAACTGATCAACGCCCAGGCCACCGCGCGGCGCCAGCAAAGCCTGTTCGACCAAGGCGTGGGCTCCCAGGCGCAACTGGACAATGCCCAGACCGACCTGAAAACCACCCAGGCCTCCCTCGATCAGGCTCAGGCCGCGCTCAACCAAGCCAAGGATCAGCTCAACTACGTTGAACTGCGCGCCGACCACAAGTCCGTGGTCACCGCGTGGAATGCCGAGGCTGGGCAAGTGGTCACCGCCGGCCAGCAGGTCGTCACGTTGGCACAACCGGACATCAAGGAAGCGGTCATCGACCTGCCGGACACCCTGGTCGATCAGTTGCCTTCCGATGTGGTGTTCCAGGTCGCCTCGCAGCTCAACCCGCAGATCAGCACCACCGCCACCGTGCGGGAAATCGAACCCCAGGCCGAAAGCACCACCCGCACCCGGCGCGCGCGCCTGACCCTGGCCGAAACCCCGAACGCCTTTCGCCTGGGCACGGCAATCAGCGTGACCTTGAGTTCGGCGATCACCCCGCAGATTGAATTGCCCCTGAGCGCCTTGCAGGAAGTCGATGGCAAGCCGCGCATCTGGGTGGTCGATACGCAGAGCCAAACCGTGTCGCCACGCAACGTCAGCATCATCAGCCGCACCGACAGCAGTGTGCTGGTGGCCAGTGGCGTGAAGGCCGGCGAGCGGATTGTCAGTGCCGGTGTGAACAGCCTCAAGCCGGGGCAAAAAGTGAAAGTCGATGAAGGAAGCGCGCAATGA
- a CDS encoding alpha/beta hydrolase, with protein MRNESIRYLIVPGWQGSPEDHWQSHWHHSLPNSARVEQADWLTPRREHWVAALAETIAADSTPVILIAHSLGCITVAHWAATAPLPMLRQVRGALLVAPADVERPACAPALRNFAPIPTDLLPFPSQVVSSDNDSAVSAPRALELARNWGAEAGILPGAGHINVKSGHQRWEQGFAYLYRLQNRMEHHALRRA; from the coding sequence ATGCGCAACGAATCAATTCGCTACCTGATTGTGCCGGGCTGGCAAGGATCGCCAGAAGATCATTGGCAAAGCCACTGGCACCACAGCCTGCCGAACAGCGCACGGGTGGAGCAGGCCGACTGGCTGACGCCCCGTCGTGAACACTGGGTCGCGGCGCTGGCGGAGACGATTGCTGCCGACAGCACGCCGGTAATCCTGATTGCCCACAGCCTGGGCTGCATCACCGTCGCCCACTGGGCCGCCACGGCGCCGTTGCCGATGTTGCGCCAGGTGCGAGGTGCCTTGCTGGTGGCGCCGGCGGATGTCGAACGCCCGGCCTGCGCGCCGGCCCTGCGCAACTTCGCACCGATTCCCACCGACCTGCTGCCGTTTCCAAGCCAGGTGGTCAGCTCCGATAACGACAGCGCCGTCAGTGCGCCGCGAGCCCTGGAGCTGGCGCGCAACTGGGGCGCGGAGGCGGGGATCCTGCCCGGTGCCGGGCACATCAACGTGAAATCCGGACACCAGCGATGGGAGCAGGGCTTTGCCTATCTCTATCGCCTGCAAAACCGCATGGAACATCACGCCCTGCGCCGCGCCTGA
- a CDS encoding methionine ABC transporter permease — MWFDRLLQGFVDTFLMVGVSSLIALLAGIPLAVILVTSSKGGIYEAPTVNRALGAFVNLFRSIPFLILMVALIPFTRLIVGTTYGVWAAVVPLTIAATPFFARIAEVSLREVDHGLIEAAQAMGCRRQHIVWHVLLPEALPGIVGGFTITLVTMINSSAMAGAIGAGGLGDIAYRYGYQRFDSQIMLTVIVLLVALVAVIQLGGDRLARGLNKR, encoded by the coding sequence ATGTGGTTTGATCGCTTGCTGCAAGGTTTCGTCGATACGTTTTTGATGGTCGGCGTGTCGTCACTGATTGCGTTGCTGGCGGGCATTCCGCTGGCGGTGATCCTGGTCACCAGCTCCAAGGGCGGCATCTACGAAGCGCCCACGGTGAACCGTGCATTGGGTGCGTTCGTGAACCTGTTTCGTTCTATTCCGTTTTTGATCCTGATGGTGGCGCTGATTCCGTTTACCCGGTTGATCGTCGGTACAACCTACGGCGTGTGGGCGGCGGTGGTGCCGCTGACCATCGCCGCCACGCCGTTCTTTGCGCGCATTGCTGAAGTGAGTTTGCGCGAAGTGGATCACGGCCTGATCGAAGCGGCACAGGCCATGGGTTGCCGGCGTCAGCACATCGTTTGGCATGTGTTATTGCCCGAGGCGCTGCCGGGGATTGTTGGCGGGTTCACCATCACGTTGGTGACGATGATCAACTCATCGGCCATGGCCGGGGCGATTGGTGCCGGTGGGTTGGGGGACATTGCCTATCGGTATGGGTATCAGCGGTTTGACAGCCAGATCATGCTGACGGTGATTGTGCTGCTGGTGGCGTTAGTCGCGGTGATCCAACTCGGCGGGGATCGATTGGCGCGGGGCCTCAACAAACGCTAA
- a CDS encoding sigma 54-interacting transcriptional regulator, with product MSYENFGQPLLTFPDAEKSPLSIRAKALVFVDPRSRQLRQELEQLAPRSVSVLIRGETGTGKELLARHIHRASDRGGLFVSVNCGAISPTYADAELFGYAAGSYSGSASSRAGWFGSANGGTLYLDEIGDLPLPIQIKLLAALENHEVTRVGAHQPSPVDVRLVAATSIDLAQAVAAGKFHERLYHYLSEGQLELPALRERVGDILSLAEYFLGIYSQRLDLPVPLISESAQQVLERHSWPGNTRELENVIHFALLVSTGDEILPEHLNLPDEGVGQLKHQLKQILGHGTDAEKAALKQLLRETALL from the coding sequence ATGAGTTATGAAAATTTCGGTCAGCCGTTGCTGACCTTTCCCGACGCCGAAAAAAGTCCCCTGAGCATCCGCGCCAAGGCGCTGGTGTTCGTCGATCCACGCTCGCGGCAATTGCGCCAGGAGCTGGAACAACTGGCACCGCGTTCAGTCTCGGTGTTGATCCGTGGCGAAACCGGTACCGGCAAGGAGTTGCTGGCGCGGCACATTCACCGCGCCAGCGATCGCGGCGGGTTGTTCGTTTCGGTCAATTGCGGCGCAATCAGCCCGACCTACGCCGACGCCGAATTGTTCGGTTACGCTGCCGGCAGCTACAGCGGTTCGGCCAGCAGTCGTGCCGGCTGGTTCGGCTCGGCCAACGGCGGCACGCTCTATCTGGACGAGATCGGCGACTTGCCGCTGCCAATCCAGATCAAACTGCTCGCCGCCCTGGAAAACCACGAGGTCACCCGCGTCGGCGCTCATCAGCCGAGCCCGGTGGATGTACGTCTGGTCGCCGCCACCAGCATCGACCTGGCCCAGGCCGTCGCCGCCGGCAAATTCCATGAACGGCTTTATCACTACCTCAGCGAAGGCCAACTCGAACTGCCGGCGCTGCGCGAGCGGGTGGGCGACATCCTGTCGCTGGCCGAATACTTCCTCGGCATCTACAGCCAACGCCTGGACTTGCCGGTGCCGCTGATCAGCGAGTCCGCGCAACAGGTGCTGGAACGACACAGCTGGCCGGGCAATACCCGCGAGCTGGAAAACGTCATTCACTTTGCGTTGTTGGTCAGCACGGGAGATGAGATTTTGCCGGAGCATTTGAACTTGCCGGATGAGGGGGTGGGGCAGCTCAAGCATCAGCTCAAGCAGATTCTCGGTCACGGCACAGACGCCGAGAAAGCCGCCTTGAAACAATTACTTAGGGAAACAGCTCTCCTGTAG
- a CDS encoding efflux RND transporter periplasmic adaptor subunit, whose product MAGPGLKIALGLCLLAMLGACGEKKMAEKDRPRVFVQVVKPGQYGAKVTLTGDVQARVQTELSFRVGGKIIERSVDVGDRVTAKQVLARLDPKDLQTNVDSAQAQVVAEQAKLKQNTASFVRQQKLLPKGYTSQSEYDSAQAALRSSQSSLAAAQAQLANAKEQLSYTALIAEAPGVITARQAEVGQVVQATVPIYSLAQDGERDAVFNVYESLLAEPPPDKKVVVSLLDNPEVKTTGTVREVTPAVSEQTGTVQVKITLDALPPGMQLGSVVSATGTAQNKTAVQLPWSALTKDVSRPAVWLVDGQGKAQLHPVTVGRYMTGKVIISGGLQEGQKVVIAGGQLLHPGVAVEIAENTYKELATEEQP is encoded by the coding sequence ATGGCTGGTCCCGGATTGAAAATAGCCCTTGGTTTGTGCCTGTTGGCCATGCTCGGGGCTTGTGGTGAAAAGAAGATGGCCGAGAAGGATCGACCTCGGGTGTTCGTGCAAGTGGTTAAGCCGGGGCAGTACGGTGCCAAAGTCACCTTGACTGGCGATGTGCAGGCCCGGGTGCAGACCGAGCTGTCATTTCGCGTTGGCGGCAAGATCATCGAGCGCAGCGTCGACGTGGGTGATCGAGTGACGGCCAAGCAGGTCCTCGCCCGACTCGATCCGAAAGACCTGCAGACCAATGTCGACTCCGCCCAGGCGCAGGTCGTCGCCGAGCAGGCCAAGCTCAAACAGAACACCGCGTCGTTCGTACGCCAACAAAAACTTTTGCCCAAGGGCTATACCAGCCAGAGCGAATACGATTCGGCACAAGCCGCGTTGCGCAGCAGCCAAAGCTCGTTGGCAGCGGCTCAGGCGCAGCTGGCCAATGCCAAGGAGCAACTGAGCTACACCGCGCTGATTGCGGAGGCACCCGGTGTGATCACCGCGCGCCAGGCGGAAGTCGGCCAGGTGGTGCAGGCCACGGTGCCGATCTACAGCCTGGCCCAGGACGGTGAGCGGGATGCGGTGTTCAACGTCTACGAGTCGCTGCTGGCCGAGCCGCCACCGGACAAGAAAGTCGTGGTCAGCCTGCTCGACAATCCAGAGGTCAAAACCACCGGCACCGTGCGAGAAGTCACCCCGGCGGTCTCCGAGCAGACCGGTACGGTGCAGGTCAAGATCACCCTCGACGCCCTGCCGCCCGGCATGCAGCTGGGGTCGGTGGTGAGTGCCACCGGCACCGCGCAGAACAAAACCGCCGTGCAATTGCCGTGGTCGGCGCTGACCAAGGATGTCAGCCGGCCTGCCGTGTGGCTGGTGGACGGGCAAGGCAAGGCGCAATTGCACCCGGTGACCGTCGGCCGTTATATGACCGGCAAAGTCATCATCAGCGGCGGCCTTCAGGAAGGGCAAAAGGTCGTCATCGCAGGCGGCCAGTTGCTGCACCCCGGCGTCGCCGTGGAGATCGCCGAGAACACCTACAAGGAACTGGCCACGGAGGAGCAGCCATGA
- a CDS encoding class I SAM-dependent methyltransferase has protein sequence MKQTPTDLDQITSTTLAHYNSVAISFREGTRDHDVSQNIDALLRHIQGEAPLQILDFGCGPGRDLQTFTRLGHIAVGLDGAEKFAQMAREDSGCEVWHQDFLKLDLPAERFDGIFANAVLFHIPRQELPRVLKELRATLKPGGVLFSSNPRGENQEGWNGPRYGAYHDLAAWQQLLTEAGFVELEHYYRPAGLPREQQPWLASVWRKPV, from the coding sequence ATGAAACAGACCCCCACCGACCTCGACCAGATCACGTCCACCACCTTGGCCCATTACAACTCGGTGGCGATCAGTTTTCGCGAAGGCACCCGTGATCACGACGTCAGCCAGAACATCGACGCGCTGCTGCGACACATCCAGGGCGAGGCACCGTTGCAGATCCTCGATTTTGGCTGCGGCCCGGGCCGCGACTTGCAAACCTTCACCCGCCTGGGCCACATCGCCGTCGGCCTCGACGGCGCGGAAAAATTTGCGCAGATGGCCCGTGAGGACAGCGGTTGCGAGGTGTGGCATCAGGACTTTCTGAAACTCGATCTGCCGGCCGAACGTTTCGACGGGATCTTCGCCAATGCCGTACTGTTTCACATCCCTCGCCAGGAACTGCCTCGGGTGTTGAAGGAACTGCGCGCAACCTTGAAACCCGGTGGCGTGTTGTTCAGTTCCAACCCTCGTGGCGAGAATCAGGAAGGCTGGAACGGGCCGCGTTATGGGGCGTATCACGATCTGGCGGCGTGGCAGCAGTTGCTGACCGAGGCGGGGTTTGTGGAGTTGGAGCATTACTACCGGCCGGCGGGGTTGCCGCGCGAGCAGCAGCCTTGGTTGGCGAGTGTCTGGCGTAAGCCGGTGTAG
- a CDS encoding efflux RND transporter permease subunit gives MKGSFNLSEWALKHQSFVWYLMFVGLLMGVFSYMNLGREEDPSFTIKTMVIQSRWPGATQEETLKQVTDRIEKKLEELDSLDYVKSYTRPGESTVYVNLRDTTKAKDIPEIWYQVRKKIGDIKGQFPQGLQGPSFNDEFGDVFGSVYAFTADGLSLRQLRDYVEQARAEIHDVPGLGKIQMIGQQDEVIYLNFSTRKLAALGIDEAQVIQSLQKENAITPAGVIEAGPERITVRTSGQFASEKDLANVNLRLNDRFYRLADVADIRRGYVDPMSPEFRYNGQQAIGLAIAMQKGGNIQEFGKVLHQRMIDLTADLPVGVGVHNVSDQAQVVEEAVGGFTSALFEAVVIVLVVSFISLGVRAGLVVACSIPLVLAMVFVFMEYSGITMQRISLGALIIALGLLVDDAMITVEMMVARLELGDTKEQAATFAYTSTAFPMLTGTLVTVAGFVPIGLNASSAGEYTFTLFAVIAVAMLVSWIVAVLFAPVIGVHILSTKVKAHSTEPGRLGRAFNSGLLWGMRNRWWAIGITVLLFVLSVFCMRFVQNQFFPSSDRPEILVDLNLPQNASINETRKAVDKLEATLKGDPDIVRWSTYIGQGAIRFYLPLDQQLQNPYYAQLVIVSKDFEARKALSARLRERLRKEFVGIGSYVQALEMGPPVGRPIQYRVSGNDIDQVRKHAIDLASELDKSPYIGEIIFDWNEPGKVLRVDIAQDKARQLGLSSEDVANLMNSIVSGSTVTQVDDDIYLINVVGRAVDAERGTPDTLQNLQIVTPSGTSIPLLAFATVRYELEQPLVWRRDRKPTVTIKAATLGEIQPTDLVTLLKPDMDKFAAGLPVGYKIATGGTVEESAKAQGPIAKVVPLMLFLMATFLMIQLHSVQKMFLVASVAPLGLIGVVIALVPTGTPMGFVAILGILALIGIIIRNSVILVTQIDAFVSEGYSQWDAVVQATDHRRRPILLTAAAASMGMIPIAREVFWGPMAYAMIGGIIIATLLTLLFLPALYVAWYKIREPKKEVA, from the coding sequence ATGAAAGGGAGTTTCAACTTATCCGAATGGGCGCTCAAACATCAGTCGTTCGTCTGGTACCTGATGTTCGTCGGCTTGCTGATGGGCGTGTTCTCTTACATGAATCTGGGCCGCGAGGAAGACCCTTCGTTCACCATCAAGACCATGGTGATCCAGAGCCGCTGGCCCGGCGCGACCCAGGAAGAAACCCTCAAGCAGGTCACCGACCGCATCGAGAAAAAACTCGAGGAACTCGATTCCCTCGACTACGTGAAAAGCTATACCCGCCCTGGCGAATCCACGGTCTACGTGAACCTGCGCGACACCACCAAGGCCAAGGACATTCCGGAAATCTGGTACCAGGTGCGCAAGAAGATCGGCGACATCAAGGGCCAGTTCCCCCAGGGCCTGCAAGGGCCGTCGTTCAACGATGAGTTCGGTGACGTGTTCGGTTCGGTCTATGCCTTCACCGCCGACGGTTTGTCGTTGCGCCAGTTGCGTGACTATGTCGAACAGGCCCGCGCCGAGATTCATGACGTGCCGGGGCTGGGCAAGATCCAGATGATCGGCCAGCAGGACGAAGTCATTTACCTGAACTTCTCCACGCGCAAACTGGCGGCGCTGGGCATCGATGAAGCCCAGGTCATTCAAAGCCTGCAAAAGGAAAACGCCATCACCCCGGCCGGTGTGATCGAAGCGGGCCCCGAGCGGATTACCGTGCGCACCTCCGGGCAGTTCGCCTCGGAAAAGGACCTGGCCAACGTCAACCTGCGGCTCAATGACCGCTTCTATCGGCTGGCCGACGTCGCCGACATTCGCCGTGGCTACGTCGACCCCATGAGCCCGGAATTTCGCTACAACGGCCAGCAAGCCATCGGCCTGGCCATTGCCATGCAGAAGGGCGGCAACATTCAGGAGTTCGGCAAGGTACTGCACCAGCGGATGATCGATCTGACCGCCGACTTGCCGGTGGGCGTGGGCGTGCACAACGTCTCCGACCAGGCGCAAGTGGTGGAAGAGGCGGTGGGCGGTTTCACCAGCGCGTTGTTCGAAGCGGTGGTGATTGTGCTGGTGGTGAGTTTCATCAGCCTCGGCGTGCGTGCAGGGCTGGTGGTGGCGTGTTCGATTCCGCTGGTGCTGGCCATGGTATTCGTGTTCATGGAATACAGCGGCATCACCATGCAGCGGATTTCCCTCGGCGCGCTGATCATCGCCCTGGGCCTTTTGGTGGACGACGCGATGATCACCGTGGAGATGATGGTCGCGCGCCTGGAGCTGGGCGATACCAAGGAACAGGCGGCGACGTTCGCCTACACCTCGACGGCCTTTCCGATGCTCACCGGCACCCTGGTGACCGTCGCCGGTTTCGTGCCCATCGGCCTCAACGCCAGCTCCGCCGGCGAGTACACCTTCACCCTGTTTGCGGTGATCGCCGTGGCGATGCTCGTATCGTGGATCGTCGCCGTGCTGTTCGCGCCGGTGATCGGTGTGCACATCCTCAGCACCAAGGTGAAGGCGCACTCGACGGAGCCGGGGCGTCTGGGACGGGCGTTCAACAGCGGCCTGCTGTGGGGCATGCGCAATCGCTGGTGGGCCATTGGCATCACGGTGCTGCTGTTTGTGCTTTCGGTGTTCTGCATGCGCTTTGTGCAGAACCAGTTCTTCCCGTCTTCGGACCGCCCGGAAATTCTGGTGGACCTGAACCTGCCGCAAAACGCCTCCATCAACGAAACCCGCAAGGCCGTGGACAAGCTCGAAGCCACGCTCAAGGGCGACCCGGACATCGTGCGCTGGAGCACCTACATCGGCCAGGGGGCGATCCGTTTCTACCTGCCGCTGGACCAGCAATTGCAGAACCCGTACTACGCGCAGCTGGTGATTGTCAGCAAGGACTTCGAGGCCCGCAAAGCGCTCAGTGCGCGCTTGCGCGAGCGCCTGCGCAAGGAGTTCGTCGGCATAGGCAGCTACGTGCAGGCACTGGAAATGGGCCCACCGGTGGGGCGGCCGATCCAGTACCGGGTCAGCGGCAATGACATCGATCAGGTGCGCAAGCACGCCATCGATCTGGCCAGCGAATTGGACAAGAGCCCGTACATCGGCGAGATCATTTTCGACTGGAACGAACCGGGCAAGGTCTTGCGCGTCGACATCGCCCAGGACAAGGCGCGCCAGCTCGGCCTGTCTTCGGAGGACGTGGCCAACCTGATGAACAGCATCGTCAGCGGCTCGACGGTGACTCAGGTCGACGACGACATCTACCTGATCAACGTGGTCGGCCGCGCCGTGGATGCCGAACGCGGCACCCCCGATACCCTGCAAAACCTGCAGATCGTCACGCCCAGCGGCACCTCGATTCCGCTGCTGGCGTTTGCCACCGTGCGTTATGAGCTGGAACAGCCGCTGGTGTGGCGCCGCGACCGCAAACCGACCGTGACCATCAAGGCCGCCACCCTGGGCGAGATCCAGCCCACGGACCTGGTGACCCTGCTCAAGCCGGACATGGACAAGTTCGCGGCCGGGCTGCCGGTGGGCTACAAAATCGCCACCGGCGGTACGGTGGAAGAAAGCGCCAAGGCCCAGGGGCCGATTGCCAAGGTCGTGCCCCTGATGCTGTTTCTGATGGCGACCTTCCTGATGATCCAGCTGCACAGCGTGCAGAAGATGTTCCTGGTGGCCAGCGTCGCGCCGCTGGGCCTGATCGGCGTGGTGATCGCGCTGGTGCCGACCGGCACGCCCATGGGCTTCGTGGCGATCCTCGGGATCCTGGCGCTGATCGGCATCATCATCCGCAACTCGGTGATTCTGGTGACGCAGATCGATGCGTTCGTCAGCGAAGGCTATTCACAGTGGGATGCGGTGGTGCAGGCCACGGACCATCGACGCCGGCCGATCCTGCTGACCGCGGCGGCGGCGAGCATGGGCATGATCCCGATCGCGCGGGAAGTGTTCTGGGGGCCGATGGCTTACGCGATGATTGGCGGGATTATCATTGCGACCTTGCTGACCCTGCTGTTTCTGCCGGCGCTGTATGTGGCCTGGTACAAGATTCGCGAGCCGAAGAAAGAGGTGGCCTGA